The genomic region ACTCGGTCTTCCTTGCGATCCTCAGGTGGGGCAGAATGCGCTGGTTGAGCTCGGCGTACCGGCTGTGAATCTGCTCGAAAGGGGCGGCAGGGCCCGACTTGATGCCGTAGAAGTAGACCTCACGCCGCAGTTCGTCCAGGGCCTCCACCACGCCAGGCTCCTTGCTCTGGAGTTCGGCCACTGGAACCGTGTATACGTCTCCGTCGATGATCTCCAGCACCTCGCCGGGCAGGCCGACCAGCCGCTTGATAAAGTTGGTCGTTCCGTCCTTCGGATCCTTGAAGACGGTGACATCCCAGCGGTTGGGCCCGAAGTGCTTTCCGCCCAGCCCCAGCGACCACCCCCACTTCTGGACCAGGATCCGATCACCACTGTCCGGACGCTGAAGACGAGCCATCGGGATGCGGTCGACCTCCGTGTCGCAGTTGGGGCAACGAAGGCGGTTGTTGTACACCCTGCGCTGGATGGCTTCAGCCACGTCCGTCTGCGTGACACCCCGCGCGTACTCGTATCCGCAGGCCGAACAGGTAGTTGTGGCTTGGTCACCGTAGAGCGTCACCGCCATCGAGCCGGTCGGGATGACGAAGGCCTCGACGACAAAGGCCCGGAAAACGAAGGCTAGGATAAACGCCACCACAATCGACTCGAGCGTCTCCCTGATGGTCTCAGTCACCGACTTGGCGGCCGGGCTGGCTGATGAAACTGTCTGGGCTTGTCGGGCCATTCTGCGCATGTTGCCTCATCAGAGACACATTCGTCGGGTGGGTAGCCTATCGGTTGGCACGGTTCCGGTCAACCAATTGCACGATCCCGGGGCGACTGGCAGAGCCCCCCCAAGACATCAGCGAAGACATAAACAAAAGAGCCCACCGGCTTTGCGCTCGGCGGGCTCTGTAGTTCGCAAATAAGCCGGCAATCACCTACTCTCGCCCTGAGGGACTACCATCGGCCGCTTGGGCTTAACTACCGTGTTCGGAATGGGAACGGGTGTGACCCCAAGCGTATGGTCACCGGCACTCGGTATACTACATGATCCCGGCGGGGCGTCAAGGCCCCTGGGCCCGGTTTTTCGAGAAAATCTTCTCCGGCGTCGTTTTGGCCACCACGGCCGCGAAAACAGCCCGGGCCCCTGCTTTTTTCAGGACCTTGGCCATCTCGTTGATCGTGGCATTCGTGGTTGCCACGTCGTCCACCACGCAGATTGTCCGGCCGGCCAGGTGCTCGGGTCCCTTGATCCGGAAGATCCCCCGGACGTTCGCGGCTCTGGCTGAGGCAGGCAACTCCGCTTGGCGGCGCTTCTTGCCACGTACCACCGCCGCCCGCCAGACCGGCACGTTCAGCTTGCGAGCCGCGGCCCGGACCAGAAGACCTACCGGCCAGAAGCCGTGTCCCCACCGTTCCCAGAGGGTGATTGGAACAGGTATCAGAGCCTCGATCTGGCCAGCCCACACCTGCCCGGCAATCGCGTCCGCCACCAGCGTGCCCAGGATTGCATCTAACTCTTGATGGCGTTTTAACTTATAGCGAAGAACAAGCTCGCCGGCGGGGCCTTCGTACGTCCCTACACGGACTAGGGCGTCAATGTCGACCCTTTGTCCCTTACAGTGGCGGCAGCCATCCGGACTAACCATGTAGGGCTCCGCCACCCGCCCGCATCGCGGACAGAAAGCTCTGCTCAGGTCATCCATGAATCGGGACGTGCAGTGCGGGCAGGCCCAGGGGGCCTCCGGTGACAGGCTCGTGCCACACAACGCGCAGGCGCGGGGGTAGACCAACTCGCCCAGCCATCGGAACGGCCAGTGCACCGCATGCATGGGACTCATTCTGCCCTCGTGCCGGATACGAGGCAAGCTACGCTTGTAGGAGCAGGGCCGATGCCATACTTTTTCTCCCGTGAGTCATTCGCTGGACTTGCTTCTCGAAGCGGCACTTGCCAGGCGGGCGTCGCTGCTGGCCGACCATCGGACCGATGCGCTGCGCCTCGTGCACGGGGATGCGGACGGGCTGCCGGGCTTGGTGATCGAGCGCTACGGCGATGTCCTCGTGGCCCAGTTTCACGAGGGACGACTGGCTGTGGAGGAGGACACGCTTCGGCCGGCGATCGAGAATCTGCGGCGAAATCTGGGGCTTCGCGCGGTCTACAGGAAGTCCTTCCTTCGCGATCGTGATCATGTTGCGCCCGATGTCACTGAGGTCCACACGGACCCCACGCCGTGGCTAGGGGATCCGGTCGAGCCTCAGGTGACCATACGGGAGAACGGCCTGCGGTTCGTGGTCCGGCCGTACGAGGGCTTCGCCGTGGGCTTGTTCCTGGAGCACCGGGAGAATCGGCGGCGAGTGCGCGAGCTGG from Phycisphaerae bacterium harbors:
- a CDS encoding ComF family protein, whose translation is MSPMHAVHWPFRWLGELVYPRACALCGTSLSPEAPWACPHCTSRFMDDLSRAFCPRCGRVAEPYMVSPDGCRHCKGQRVDIDALVRVGTYEGPAGELVLRYKLKRHQELDAILGTLVADAIAGQVWAGQIEALIPVPITLWERWGHGFWPVGLLVRAAARKLNVPVWRAAVVRGKKRRQAELPASARAANVRGIFRIKGPEHLAGRTICVVDDVATTNATINEMAKVLKKAGARAVFAAVVAKTTPEKIFSKNRAQGP